In Poecile atricapillus isolate bPoeAtr1 chromosome 12, bPoeAtr1.hap1, whole genome shotgun sequence, one DNA window encodes the following:
- the AMER1 gene encoding APC membrane recruitment protein 1 → METGSPEERDGGDQRRQEGGDAPPDSANGSVVAAEPQQPPPGKLRKTAFKLFGGKRSICTLPSFFSGRSKKGLSKCKTHDGLSSAACDKAQPDSPSEGSRDGQHGPLPSSRSAQLAADTGTRADVGQQDSSPPGSIEGCDKKPNGEKSFPRPKKGLKGFFNSIRRHRKSKAAESEKTELPEWNGDTEETGNAPGMGVESRGAMEGRGAGPAPEATACPGGVGADSSCGEATEPTGPAADGGSSEGDAMAVPGNGDVPDTKSEAEAAACAEFDRESLLLAFHPDFMDSEPPCLHSGDLLSLMLGDVTSLKSFDSLTGCGDDIAEPDIAESSISVERSRDATKRSSCLVTYQGGGEEMAIPEEAEEYLQQVWDSSMPGDRSYGAQVSSSSLETHASHDADAHPYMGDAMDGVDLLTPQSDQQESAPNSDEGYYDSTTPGPEDEAGEELKKDRLPRDSYSGDALYEFDALMSPSHGEESLFEGKIPRQGIFSYFMDFCLPAEKSLIQQMMDQKRGLMEAEEEGLAAIQKELLYWELQREPVLKRLEVSSKEKCPREKQCIECKTRAASSIGKSQSGLGNEQVATHSPSRAVNGGVAVARAENPEWRDFPGTLCPENCYNSQKAPGSCLIQLTKNKPGFDADLDCGMFGSVAPAKAGMFPGFRLPEQERGGGAEPTPDEPQAGSEPEHAVSFSQALVEFASSGTLFSSLSESLGSSASSSSFTQNLPALPTMVTFDVVDVEQDGEGECEQHPELTAGEDIAEAFDDGYGQKESLAECDERMSPGSFQSCNWGVASLPRHLRLHGLSPSMPAPLSVDRRSRSLDTESLEFELAEPQGARSGPQPCRLWARREAGRKDSAGARRSRSKEDGELVAPEGGLSWPGLRHLQHGTEAAPGGMELWGFAPAGAVESVWEPSEPPGTVSPFLPLSRGGIGEAPERRPQEPELSRHPLRPSNLPLQPEARRALEAGGSYRYHGDVPKLSRLVPLGEAELPPSFGFACSPEHRARAKPVGIAQGVPQHPGDGGGGTESPERCAEPLKGRATPGHGGCRGTVCSVTNAE, encoded by the coding sequence ATGGAAACGGGCAGCCCGGAGGAGCGGGACGGAGGGGACCAGCGGCGGCAGGAGGGTGGGGACGCCCCTCCCGACAGCGCCAACGGCTCCGTGGTGGCAGCGGAGCCGCAGCAGCCGCCCCCCGGCAAGCTGAGGAAAACGGCCTTCAAGCTGTTCGGGGGCAAGCGCAGCATCTGCACCCTGCCCAGCTTCTTCAGCGGCCGCAGCAAGAAGGGGCTCAGCAAGTGCAAGACCCACGACgggctgagcagtgctgccTGTGACAAGGCACAGCCGGACAGCCCCTCggagggcagcagggatgggcagcacggccccctgcccagctcccgCAGCGCCCAGCTGGCCGCGGACACCGGCACCAGGGCGGATGTGGGCCAGCAGGACAGCTCTCCCCCCGGGAGTATCGAGGGCTGTGACAAAAAGCCCAACGGGGAGAAATCTTTCCCCAGACCCAAAAAAGGGCTGAAAGGGTTTTTTAACAGCATCCGGCGCCACCGGAAGAGCAAGGCTGCCGAGAGTGAGAAGACAGAGCTCCCCGAGTGGAACGGGGACACGGAGGAGACCGGGAATGCTCCTGGAATGGGAGTGGAGAGCCGAGGGGCCATGGagggcaggggagcagggcCGGCCCCTGAGGCCACGGCCTGCCCGGGGGGCGTGGGGGCTGACTCCAGCTGTGGTGAAGCCACTGAGCCCACAGGCCCCGCAGCCGATGGAGGCAGCTCCGAGGGTGACGCGATGGCCGTGCCTGGGAACGGGGACGTTCCAGATACAAAATCAGAGGCCGAGGCTGCCGCCTGCGCCGAGTTCGACCGTGAGAGTTTGCTGCTGGCCTTCCACCCTGACTTCATGGACAGCGAGCCTCCCTGCCTGCACTCTGGGGACCTGCTGAGCCTCATGCTGGGGGACGTCACCTCCCTGAAGAGCTTCGACTCCCTGACGGGGTGCGGGGACGACATCGCCGAGCCCGACATCGCCGAGAGCAGCATCTCGGTGGAGCGCAGCCGCGACGCCACCAAACGCAGCTCCTGCCTCGTCACCTACCAGGGCGGCGGCGAGGAGATGGCCATCCCTGAAGAGGCTGAGGAGTACCTGCAGCAGGTGTGGGACAGCAGCatgcctggggacaggagctaCGGGGCCCAGGtgtccagcagcagcctggagacGCACGCCTCTCACGATGCTGATGCCCACCCCTACATGGGGGATGCCATGGATGGCGTTGACCTCCTGACTCCCCAGAGTGACCAGCAGGAGTCTGCCCCGAACAGTGACGAGGGGTATTACGACTCCACCACGCCAGGGCCGGAGGatgaggctggagaggagctcaAGAAGGACCGACTGCCCCGGGACAGCTACAGCGGCGATGCACTTTACGAGTTTGACGCCCTGATGAGCCCCTCTCACGGGGAGGAATCCCTGTTTGAGGGCAAAATCCCACGCCAGGGCATCTTCAGCTACTTCATGGACTTCTGCCTCCCTGCAGAGAAAAGCCTGATCCAGCAGATGATGGATCAGAAAAGAGGGCTGATGGAAGCTGAAGAAGAGGGGCTTGCAGCCATTCAGAAGGAGCTGCTGtactgggagctgcagagggagccGGTCCTGAAACGCCTGGAAGTTTCCAGCAAGGAGAAGTGTCCCCGGGAAAAGCAGTGCATTGAATGTAAAACCAGAGCAGCCAGCTCCATTGGCAAGAGTCAGAGTGGCCTTGGGAATGAGCAGGTGGCCACACACAGCCCGAGCCGGGCTGTCAATGGTGGGGTTGCAGTGGCCAGGGCTGAAAACCCAGAGtggagggattttccagggaCTCTGTGTCCAGAAAACTGTTACAACAGCCAAAAAGCCCCCGGAAGTTGCCTTATTCAGCTGACAAAGAACAAGCCGGGGTTCGATGCAGACCTGGACTGTGGGATGTTTGGCAGTGTGGCCCCAGCCAAGGCAGGGATGTTCCCTGGGTTCAGGCTCCCGGAGCAGGAGCGCGGCGGCGGAGCAGAGCCCACGCCCGATGAGCCCCAGGCGGGCAGCGAGCCCGAGCACGCCGTGAGCTTCTCTCAGGCTCTGGTGGAGTTCGCCAGCAGCGGGACcctcttctccagcctgtccGAGAGCCTGGGGAGCTCGGCCTCCAGCTCGTCCTTCACCCAGAACCTCCCCGCCCTCCCCACCATGGTCACCTTCGACGTGGTGGACGTGGAGCAGGACGGGGAAGGGGAGTGCGAGCAGCACCCGGAGCTGACCGCGGGCGAGGACATTGCCGAGGCCTTCGATGATGGCTACGGACAGAAAGAGTCATTGGCTGAATGTGACGAGAGAATGTCCCCGGGCTCCTTCCAGAGCTGCAACTGGGGGGTGGCCAGCCTGCCCCGCCACCTGCGCCTGCACGGCCTCAGCCCCTCCATGCCCGCGCCGCTCTCCGTGGACCGCAGGAGCCGCTCGCTGGACACGGAGAGCCTGGAGTTCGAGCTGGCCGAGCCGCAGGGCGCCCGGAGCGGCCCCCAGCCCTGCCGGCTCTGGGCCAGGCGTGAAGCTGGCAGGAAGGActctgctggagccaggaggagcaggagcaaggAGGACGGCGAGCTGGTGGCTCCTGAGGGTGGCTTGAGCTGGCCGGGCCTGCGGCACCTCCAGCACGGCACCGAGGCGGCTCCCGGCgggatggagctgtggggctTCGCTCCGGCCGGCGCCGTGGAGAGCGTCTGGGAGCCATCAGAGCCACCAGGCACCGTGTCCCCTTTCCTGCCTCTCTCCCGGGGTGGCATCGGGGAGGCTCCGGAGAGGCGGCCCCAAGAGCCAGAGCTGAGCAGGCACCCGCTCCGGCCCTCCAACCTCCCCCTGCAGCCCGAGGCGAGGCGGGCGCTGGAGGCGGGCGGCTCCTACCGCTACCACGGGGACGTCCCCAAGCTGTCCCGCTTGGTACCCCTGGGAGAGGCGGAGCTGCCCCCGAGCTTTGGCTTCGCCTGCTCCCCGGAGCACCGCGCCAGGGCCAAACCCGTGGGCATCGCCCAGGGCGTGCCGCAGCATCCCGGGGACGGCGGCGGGGGCACCGAGAGCCCGGAGCGCTGCGCTGAGCCCCTCAAGGGCAGGGCCACCCCGGGGCACGGCGGCTGCCGTGGCACCGTGTGCAGTGTCACCAACGCTGAGTAG
- the ASB12 gene encoding ankyrin repeat and SOCS box protein 12, whose translation MSLMDINKLFSLLQPGDEEEDSEDSEELSRAVCQDDPEALAGLLSQDRYKRLINRRSGWGVPSTPLRLAAGRGCVRSLRLLLAHGAEVDSLDVKAQTPLFVAVSNGHRECVRLLLQAGASPAGSAYNNCSPLLLAARDGHEDILRQLLEHGAEPNVQARLPEWAANSVACSGPLYLAAAYGHLECFRLLLLHGADPDYNCTEQGVLAQIREPKTLLETCLRHGCRADFVRLLIDFGANVYLPRVPADGAPRSEGLELLLQARAHPKSLLSQSRLALRRLLKQPGRSAALAELQIPAVLAKYLQHQP comes from the exons ATGAGCCTCATGGACATCAACAAGCtgttctccctgctgcagcccggggatgaggaggaggacagcGAGGACAGCGAGGAGCTGAGCAGGGCCGTGTGCCAGGACGATCCCGAAGCGCTGGCCGGGCTCCTGTCCCAGGACAGGTACAAGAGGCTCATCAACCGCAGGAGCGGCTGGggggtccccagcacccccctgcGCCTGGCGGCCGGCCGGGGCTGCGTGCGGAGCCtgcggctgctgctggcccaCGGTGCCGAGGTGGACAGCCTGGACGTCAAGGCTCAGACCCCGCTCTTCGTGGCGGTCAGCAACGGGCACCGCGAGTGCgtgcggctgctgctgcaggccgGCGCCAGCCCCGCGGGCAGCGCCTACAACAACTGCTCGccgctgctgctggcagccagggaCGGCCACGAGGACATCCTgcggcagctgctggagcacgGAGCCGAGCCCAACGTCCAGGCCCGGCTGCCAGAGTGGGCGGCCAACTCGGTGGCCTGCTCGGGGCCGCTCTACCTGGCGGCGGCCTACGGGCACCTGGAGTGTTTCCGCCTGTTGCTGCTGCACGGCGCCGACCCCGACTACAACTGCACCGAGCAGGGAGTGCTGGCCCAGATCCGCGAGCCCAAGACCCTGCTGGAGACGTGCTTGAGGCACGGCTGCCGCGCCGACTTCGTCCGGCTGCTCATCGACTTCGGGGCCAACGTGTACCTGCCCAGGGTGCCCGCGGACGGGGCGCCGCGCAgcgaggggctggagctgctgctgcaggccaGAG ctcatcccaaatccctgctgtCCCAATCCCGGCTGGCCCTGAGGCGTCTCCTGAAGCAGCCCGGCCGTTCGGCCGCCCTCGCAGAGCTGCAGATCCCCGCAGTCCTGGCCAAATacctccagcaccagccctga